The following proteins are encoded in a genomic region of Nitrospiraceae bacterium:
- the glgC gene encoding glucose-1-phosphate adenylyltransferase, giving the protein MKSPSRPRRKKIIERTPQKILAMIMAGGKGERLMPLTEQRSKPSVPFAGTYRIVDFVLSNFINSGIQSMYVLVQYRSQSLIEHLRRAWRFGGTNRQNFITVVPPQMKGRGKWYEGTADAVYQNINLIHDFAPGLVAVFGADHIYRMDVRQMIQFHLDQEADVTVASLPVPIQAAKGFGIVEVNADHQIIGFEEKPASPKPMPENPGMAFSSMGNYIFNADILVKILEQDASQAGTHDFGRNIIPSLIKSHRVLAYDFMDNVVPGIHPYEEWGYWRDVGTLEAYWQANMDILGESPILDLRNVKWPILTDASVEPVASLVRSHMDDAMVGQGSLVVESTVKRSIIGRNVRIGEGCTIEESIILDGTLIGSNCQLHRCIIDRFNIISAGTTLGDKHGRDSRRSTTGKLGLTLIPRGQSYGGRAIHSSPSSLT; this is encoded by the coding sequence ATGAAGAGCCCTTCCAGACCTCGACGCAAAAAAATCATCGAACGGACGCCCCAGAAAATCCTGGCCATGATCATGGCCGGTGGAAAAGGGGAACGGCTCATGCCGTTAACGGAACAACGAAGTAAACCGTCCGTGCCGTTTGCCGGCACCTATCGTATTGTCGATTTTGTCCTCAGCAATTTTATTAATTCCGGCATCCAGTCCATGTATGTGCTGGTGCAATACCGCTCACAATCTTTGATTGAACACCTGAGAAGGGCGTGGCGTTTTGGCGGTACCAACCGTCAAAACTTTATTACGGTCGTCCCTCCCCAGATGAAGGGACGCGGCAAATGGTACGAAGGGACAGCCGATGCCGTCTATCAGAATATTAACCTCATTCATGACTTTGCGCCAGGATTGGTGGCGGTCTTCGGAGCCGATCATATTTACCGTATGGATGTTCGTCAGATGATTCAATTTCATCTTGACCAGGAAGCGGATGTGACCGTCGCGTCTCTTCCCGTTCCGATTCAAGCAGCAAAGGGATTCGGAATTGTCGAAGTCAATGCCGATCATCAAATTATTGGATTTGAGGAAAAGCCGGCCTCTCCCAAGCCCATGCCTGAAAATCCCGGGATGGCGTTTAGTTCGATGGGAAATTATATTTTTAACGCCGACATTCTTGTGAAAATCCTGGAACAAGATGCCAGTCAAGCCGGCACGCACGATTTTGGCCGGAACATTATTCCGTCGCTCATCAAATCTCACCGGGTCCTCGCTTATGACTTCATGGATAACGTGGTTCCCGGCATTCATCCCTACGAAGAATGGGGCTACTGGCGTGACGTCGGAACCCTGGAGGCCTATTGGCAAGCAAACATGGATATTCTGGGAGAGTCGCCGATCCTTGACTTACGAAATGTCAAATGGCCTATTCTGACCGATGCGTCGGTTGAACCCGTTGCCAGTTTAGTCCGATCCCATATGGATGATGCCATGGTCGGCCAGGGCAGCCTCGTCGTAGAGAGTACGGTAAAACGTTCCATCATTGGACGCAATGTCAGAATTGGAGAAGGCTGTACCATAGAAGAATCAATTATTCTTGACGGGACACTCATTGGATCCAATTGCCAACTCCACCGCTGTATCATTGACCGATTTAACATAATTTCGGCCGGAACCACACTAGGAGACAAACACGGACGAGACAGTCGGCGATCCACAACCGGGAAGCTCGGCCTCACTCTCATCCCTCGCGGGCAATCCTATGGCGGACGGGCCATCCATTCCTCACCCTCCTCTTTGACATAA
- the treY gene encoding malto-oligosyltrehalose synthase — protein MTPLPLHIPLSTYRLQFNASFTFQDASRILPYLSQLGITDCYASPYLKATPGSTHGYDVVDPTELNPEIGTEADFQAFIQALHQHGMGQILDVVPNHMGIAASTNLWWQDVLENGPSSHYATFFDIDWTPVKPELENKVLLPILGDQYGIVLENQEITLHYDDGQFFLTYYENRLPIDPCTWSTILTFRHDTLNQILENSDPHLHEYQSIITALSHLPARTETEAERVAERYREKEVIRRRLSTVIADNSTIRDFLLENIRLLNGMKDSPRTFDVLDRLVSHQAYRLAYWRVAAEEINYRRFFDINQLAAIRMEQPEVFQAAHQKIFELLTTGAVNGLRIDHVDGLYNPRAFLAQWQQWAAEHLEVQTDAQGRSLYLLVEKILGTEERLTSDWLCHGTTGYDYLALVNQLFIQETHQRQIEQIYNRFTKQSLQYDDLIYDCKNLIMTSSMSGEINALGHQLNVLSERNRRSRDFTLNSLIHAIREIIACFPVYRTYIGPDPLEGVLDRDRAYIRLAVARAKRRNPAISNLVFDFIRDLLLRIPQNSPDLDWEVIRPFVMKFQQTTSPVTAKGVEDTAFYCYNRLTSLNEVGGEPQHFGIPLSTFHQYMQDRATQWPASLSSTSTHDTKRSEDVRARINVLSEIPKEWRQHLRTWNRLNKKAKHKLNDQLAPSLNEEYLIYQTLLGAWPSEGLSEAAQPQFLGRMQGYMVKALREAKVNTSWLNPDEAWENTVGEFLARILSLRSSNVFLQDFIPFQQRISKYGIYNSLSQVLIKILAPGVPDFYQGTELWDFRLVDPDNRQPVDYVFRQQRLSELQHLQKTIAPLDLVQRLLQDAESGLIKMYLTTTALHIRKSNPQLFLEGSYRPLEFKGEQAHHVCGFMRHNHSQICLVIFPRLLTTLIPDQTISPLGEPIWGKTSMRLPPEFMAHSFRNLLTQEIVTPQNGLSMVGLPVGVLFQHFPFALLEPVS, from the coding sequence ATGACTCCTCTGCCTCTGCACATTCCCCTCTCGACCTATCGCCTGCAGTTTAACGCATCATTCACATTCCAGGACGCCTCTCGCATCCTCCCGTATCTGTCTCAACTTGGCATTACCGATTGCTACGCCTCTCCCTATCTGAAAGCCACTCCGGGGAGTACTCATGGATACGACGTGGTCGATCCCACGGAATTAAATCCAGAAATCGGGACGGAGGCCGATTTTCAGGCGTTTATCCAAGCACTCCACCAACATGGCATGGGTCAGATATTGGACGTCGTCCCGAATCATATGGGAATAGCCGCATCGACGAATCTTTGGTGGCAGGATGTCTTGGAAAATGGTCCCTCCTCACATTACGCCACATTTTTCGATATTGACTGGACACCGGTGAAACCGGAATTAGAAAACAAGGTGCTTCTTCCCATTCTCGGAGATCAATACGGCATTGTTCTCGAAAACCAGGAAATCACCCTCCACTATGACGACGGACAATTTTTCCTCACCTATTATGAAAATCGTCTGCCTATTGATCCCTGCACATGGAGTACTATTCTGACCTTCAGGCATGACACCCTCAACCAAATTCTGGAAAATTCTGATCCGCACTTGCATGAATATCAAAGCATTATCACCGCTCTTTCCCATTTACCGGCAAGAACCGAGACGGAAGCCGAGCGGGTTGCCGAACGATACCGGGAGAAAGAGGTGATCCGCCGCCGCCTCTCCACGGTGATTGCCGACAATTCAACCATTCGCGATTTTCTACTGGAGAATATCCGGTTACTTAATGGCATGAAGGACTCTCCCCGCACATTCGATGTCCTCGACCGCCTGGTAAGTCACCAGGCCTATCGCCTGGCCTATTGGCGGGTCGCCGCTGAAGAAATAAATTATCGCCGGTTTTTTGACATTAACCAACTGGCGGCCATTCGCATGGAGCAACCGGAAGTCTTCCAAGCGGCCCATCAAAAAATATTTGAATTATTAACAACCGGTGCCGTGAATGGACTGCGAATTGATCATGTCGACGGGCTGTATAATCCAAGGGCCTTTCTGGCCCAATGGCAACAATGGGCGGCTGAACACTTGGAGGTTCAGACCGACGCCCAAGGCCGCTCCCTCTATCTCCTCGTTGAAAAAATCCTGGGTACAGAGGAACGTCTCACGTCCGATTGGCTGTGCCATGGCACAACCGGATATGACTACCTTGCCCTCGTCAATCAATTATTCATCCAGGAAACCCACCAACGACAGATCGAGCAGATCTACAATCGATTTACCAAACAGTCGCTCCAATATGACGATCTGATTTATGACTGCAAAAACCTCATCATGACCAGCTCCATGTCAGGAGAAATCAATGCTTTAGGGCATCAGCTGAATGTCCTCTCTGAGCGAAACCGGCGCTCACGGGATTTTACGCTCAATAGTCTGATCCATGCGATCCGGGAAATCATTGCCTGTTTTCCGGTGTATCGAACCTATATTGGACCCGATCCTCTCGAAGGCGTCCTGGATCGTGATCGCGCGTATATTCGGCTAGCGGTGGCCCGAGCTAAAAGACGCAATCCTGCCATCAGCAACCTGGTCTTCGATTTTATCCGCGATCTCCTCTTGAGAATTCCCCAGAATTCACCGGATCTTGATTGGGAGGTGATCCGCCCTTTTGTTATGAAATTTCAGCAAACGACCAGCCCGGTCACGGCGAAAGGCGTCGAAGATACCGCCTTCTATTGTTACAACCGCCTCACATCTTTAAATGAAGTCGGCGGCGAGCCACAACACTTTGGTATCCCGCTTTCAACATTTCACCAATACATGCAGGATCGGGCCACCCAATGGCCGGCAAGCCTCTCCTCCACGTCCACCCATGACACAAAACGCAGCGAGGATGTTCGGGCCCGAATCAATGTGTTGTCGGAAATTCCCAAAGAATGGCGGCAGCATCTTAGGACCTGGAATCGACTGAACAAAAAAGCCAAACACAAACTCAATGATCAACTGGCACCGAGCTTGAATGAAGAATACTTGATTTACCAGACACTGCTCGGCGCCTGGCCATCGGAGGGTCTCTCGGAAGCGGCACAGCCTCAATTCTTGGGACGCATGCAGGGGTATATGGTTAAAGCCTTACGGGAAGCGAAAGTGAACACCAGCTGGTTAAATCCCGATGAAGCCTGGGAAAACACCGTCGGAGAATTTCTTGCACGCATCCTTTCTCTCAGGTCTTCAAATGTCTTTCTTCAAGATTTTATCCCCTTTCAACAACGCATTTCCAAATATGGGATCTATAATTCTCTGAGTCAGGTCCTTATTAAAATCCTTGCTCCCGGTGTCCCCGACTTTTATCAAGGCACGGAGCTCTGGGATTTCAGACTGGTCGACCCGGACAACCGACAACCCGTCGATTACGTCTTCAGACAACAACGGCTGTCCGAATTACAACACTTGCAAAAGACAATTGCTCCTCTCGACCTTGTCCAGCGGTTGTTACAGGATGCCGAAAGCGGCCTGATCAAAATGTATTTGACCACTACCGCGCTTCATATCCGGAAGAGCAACCCCCAACTGTTTCTGGAAGGATCGTATCGACCCCTGGAATTCAAGGGGGAACAGGCCCATCATGTGTGCGGATTCATGAGACACAATCACTCACAGATCTGCTTGGTCATATTCCCACGACTGTTAACGACTCTTATCCCCGACCAGACCATCAGTCCGCTCGGCGAACCCATATGGGGAAAAACCTCGATGCGGCTCCCTCCGGAATTCATGGCACACTCGTTTCGTAATCTTTTGACCCAAGAAATTGTCACTCCACAAAATGGCCTGAGCATGGTAGGATTACCTGTAGGAGTGCTTTTTCAACATTTTCCTTTTGCCTTATTGGAGCCCGTCTCATGA
- a CDS encoding TatD family hydrolase — MLIDTHVHLDDPRYDSDRDAIFQRAQEAGVEKFVTIGCDLSTSHAAVQLATSRPNVYATIGVHPHEVKRIEPNWYAEFRQLAQQPKVVAFGEIGLDYHYDHSPRETQRQRFREQIELAQSLTLPLVIHTREAQEDTLAILQDAHAEKVGGVFHCFSEDLAFAKRALDLGFHLSFSGIITFRNASQLHEVIRTVPDDRLLIETDAPYLTPVPLRGKRNESSYVTYVAEQIAKIKYGDSKTGLARVAELTTNNARQLFKISS, encoded by the coding sequence ATGCTGATCGACACCCATGTTCATTTGGACGATCCCCGTTATGATTCAGATCGAGACGCCATATTCCAACGTGCCCAGGAAGCCGGCGTGGAAAAATTTGTCACGATTGGATGCGATCTTTCGACAAGTCATGCAGCCGTGCAATTAGCCACAAGCCGACCCAATGTGTATGCCACGATCGGAGTGCATCCCCATGAAGTAAAACGCATTGAGCCCAACTGGTATGCTGAATTCAGGCAACTGGCCCAGCAACCAAAGGTCGTCGCCTTCGGCGAAATCGGGCTTGATTATCATTACGATCACTCTCCTCGAGAAACCCAACGTCAACGCTTCCGTGAACAAATTGAACTGGCGCAATCACTCACCCTTCCATTGGTGATTCACACACGTGAAGCGCAGGAGGATACGCTGGCAATCCTGCAAGACGCACATGCCGAAAAAGTGGGAGGCGTCTTTCATTGTTTTTCGGAGGATCTGGCATTTGCCAAACGTGCTTTGGACCTCGGCTTTCATCTCTCATTTTCAGGAATCATCACCTTTCGCAATGCCTCTCAGTTACATGAAGTGATTCGCACGGTCCCCGATGACCGGTTACTCATTGAAACCGATGCCCCATATCTGACTCCCGTGCCCCTTCGAGGAAAACGTAACGAATCCTCCTATGTCACCTATGTGGCGGAGCAAATTGCGAAAATTAAATATGGTGACTCCAAAACCGGATTGGCTCGTGTGGCCGAACTGACCACCAATAATGCCCGTCAGCTCTTTAAAATTTCTTCATGA
- a CDS encoding YtxH domain-containing protein gives MDEHTTQGDSCWVNTFVFIAGFLLGAGSAILLTPEAGTHVRDRLARGAKTAQDEFSDMASQTKEAVHAWSEEARKTMKQAATRVNSAVDATKQAVKTDSFDV, from the coding sequence ATGGATGAGCATACGACGCAAGGCGACTCATGTTGGGTGAATACTTTTGTCTTCATTGCAGGATTTCTATTGGGCGCCGGTAGCGCCATTCTTCTGACGCCGGAGGCAGGGACTCACGTGCGTGATCGATTGGCAAGAGGGGCAAAGACCGCACAGGACGAATTTTCAGATATGGCTTCTCAAACAAAAGAGGCTGTGCATGCCTGGTCTGAGGAGGCCAGAAAAACCATGAAACAGGCGGCCACTCGGGTTAACTCCGCTGTGGATGCCACCAAACAGGCCGTCAAAACCGACTCTTTCGACGTGTAA
- a CDS encoding cation transporter, producing MTPSELNGSPLTHRLKLGLVLNGIIILAEFIGGYAINSLGLMSDAGHNLIDQGALLLALYAHILATQPATELRTFGYHRAGTIAAFLNSLLLIFTGGIIGVFALDRMFSPVDVPGFWVMVIACISLFANLAVALLLRRGAEDDLNIRGAFLHMVMDAWMSLGVIIAGLGIALTGFTILDPLISLLIVIVIVKGSWPLFRESLDILLESTPPHLKTSDIVATIENVPGVRKVHDLHIWSVEPRIVMLTCHVLVDPEAVPDKDQLLPPIQSILSSKFGIHHLTIQLETECQEQEDLHCNLSYLTNGSTGTEPIPPHLHHH from the coding sequence ATGACACCTTCAGAGTTGAACGGCTCCCCTCTCACGCATCGACTTAAGCTGGGCCTCGTCCTCAATGGCATCATCATTCTGGCTGAATTCATCGGCGGTTATGCGATCAATAGCCTTGGGCTCATGAGCGATGCCGGGCACAATTTGATCGATCAAGGCGCTCTTTTATTAGCTTTGTATGCACATATTCTGGCTACCCAACCCGCCACGGAACTTCGGACGTTTGGCTACCACCGCGCCGGAACTATTGCGGCATTTCTCAATAGCCTTCTGCTCATTTTCACAGGTGGAATAATTGGAGTGTTTGCTCTTGACCGGATGTTTTCTCCGGTTGACGTACCTGGCTTTTGGGTGATGGTGATCGCGTGTATTAGCTTGTTCGCCAATCTTGCCGTCGCCCTGTTATTGCGTCGTGGAGCCGAAGATGACCTGAATATTCGCGGGGCTTTTCTTCATATGGTGATGGATGCCTGGATGTCTCTTGGCGTCATTATCGCCGGATTGGGAATCGCCCTGACCGGCTTCACCATCTTAGATCCTTTGATCAGCCTCCTCATCGTCATCGTTATCGTGAAAGGCAGTTGGCCACTCTTTCGTGAGTCGCTGGATATTTTATTAGAATCGACGCCCCCTCACCTCAAAACATCAGATATCGTGGCTACCATTGAAAACGTTCCTGGTGTCAGAAAAGTTCATGATCTGCATATCTGGTCGGTTGAACCCCGCATTGTGATGTTGACGTGTCACGTGTTGGTAGACCCCGAGGCGGTTCCGGATAAAGATCAACTCCTCCCGCCCATTCAATCAATACTCTCTTCGAAATTCGGCATTCACCACTTAACCATTCAATTGGAAACCGAATGCCAGGAGCAAGAGGATTTGCATTGCAACCTCAGTTATCTGACGAACGGCTCAACTGGCACAGAACCCATCCCTCCTCATCTGCACCACCATTAA
- a CDS encoding N-acetylmuramoyl-L-alanine amidase — translation MPSTRMTSFYSCIGMLFLLGSLPLTGGAAETQPFGGEQAPPLIHLIAQSPPSTSIRNIRAHRHKNYTRVVLDLTRSVHPAPQEHQTATTFQLELPNTQFANPALIKSTADSLPLQLDLSTTSSGSILLSIPIDGWKRYKWYVLKNPARIVLDLYPITETSALARAPDTSTPASPVTTPPTPPPPVIKKDLVIVIDPGHGGKDPGALGRKGTREKDVVLHIANHLRDLLTKEGSTKVFMTRETDVFIELEDRATFANTHKADLFVSIHINSHSQASVKGLEFYHFGEASDPRALAVAARENGTPLEKNAAPWQFILADKLNDKKIDDSRELAWTTKNSLVKFLDTFYKIKDHGIKTAPFFVLRMTTMPAILAEIAFISNPTEEKLLQSSTYQKRVAEGIFKGLQSYITPLQTASR, via the coding sequence ATGCCTTCCACTCGAATGACTTCCTTTTATTCCTGCATCGGCATGTTGTTCCTGTTGGGATCTCTTCCCCTGACTGGGGGAGCAGCAGAAACTCAACCGTTTGGGGGGGAACAAGCTCCGCCACTGATTCATCTTATTGCACAATCACCACCGTCAACCTCCATCCGCAATATTCGTGCTCATCGCCATAAAAACTACACCCGTGTTGTATTAGACCTCACTCGCTCTGTTCATCCAGCGCCCCAAGAGCATCAAACGGCCACAACATTTCAGTTGGAACTTCCCAACACGCAATTTGCCAATCCCGCCCTTATCAAATCAACAGCAGACTCACTTCCTTTACAATTGGACCTTTCCACCACTTCTTCTGGATCCATTCTTCTCAGCATACCCATTGACGGGTGGAAACGCTATAAGTGGTATGTCCTCAAAAATCCTGCTCGTATTGTTCTTGACCTGTATCCCATAACCGAGACATCGGCTCTCGCCCGTGCGCCAGACACGAGCACACCAGCCTCTCCAGTGACTACTCCGCCAACTCCGCCACCACCTGTCATAAAAAAAGATCTGGTGATCGTGATTGATCCGGGACACGGAGGAAAAGACCCCGGGGCCTTGGGACGCAAAGGTACAAGAGAAAAGGATGTCGTCTTACATATCGCGAATCATTTGCGAGACCTGCTTACCAAGGAAGGTTCCACGAAAGTCTTCATGACTCGAGAAACGGATGTCTTCATCGAATTGGAAGACCGGGCAACATTCGCTAATACGCACAAAGCGGATCTTTTCGTCTCGATTCACATTAACTCCCATTCCCAAGCTTCCGTGAAAGGGTTGGAATTCTATCATTTTGGTGAAGCCAGTGACCCACGAGCACTTGCTGTTGCTGCACGGGAAAATGGCACCCCTCTTGAAAAAAATGCCGCACCCTGGCAATTTATCCTTGCCGACAAGCTTAACGATAAAAAGATTGACGATTCCCGTGAGTTAGCATGGACAACCAAGAATTCCCTGGTGAAGTTTTTGGATACCTTTTATAAAATTAAGGATCATGGGATCAAAACAGCTCCATTTTTTGTGCTGCGAATGACCACCATGCCTGCCATCTTGGCCGAGATTGCCTTTATCTCCAATCCAACGGAGGAAAAGCTTCTACAAAGCTCTACCTATCAAAAGCGAGTGGCCGAGGGCATATTTAAGGGACTTCAATCCTACATTACTCCCTTACAAACCGCTTCCCGATAG
- a CDS encoding NYN domain-containing protein yields MAPKHLIIDGYNVLGAMGLPPHRVVEQGEHRREEFIVRLGLYGNKLHHLITLVFDAWQQSGASRQVIHRNGVTVIYTGQGEKADGVIQDLIRSHGKGAAVVSSDLEVIAVAKAFGAFSIRSQEFVTRLASSVFQGEAVRRPQGGFSQKDSDEEPVRSKEKKGNPRRLPKKVRQRNRIMKKF; encoded by the coding sequence GTGGCACCGAAACATTTGATCATCGATGGATATAATGTACTGGGCGCAATGGGGCTCCCGCCCCATCGGGTCGTTGAACAGGGGGAGCATCGTCGAGAGGAGTTTATTGTGCGGCTAGGCCTGTATGGAAACAAACTCCACCATCTGATCACCCTAGTTTTTGATGCCTGGCAACAATCGGGAGCGAGTCGGCAGGTCATCCACCGAAATGGTGTGACAGTCATTTATACGGGCCAGGGTGAAAAGGCGGACGGGGTGATTCAGGATTTAATCCGGAGCCATGGGAAAGGGGCCGCAGTCGTCTCTTCGGATCTTGAAGTGATCGCAGTTGCAAAAGCTTTTGGGGCGTTTTCGATCAGGTCTCAAGAATTTGTCACACGCCTGGCTTCTTCCGTTTTCCAGGGAGAAGCGGTGCGTCGCCCCCAAGGAGGATTCTCCCAAAAGGATAGTGATGAGGAGCCGGTCCGATCTAAAGAGAAGAAGGGCAATCCTCGAAGGCTTCCCAAGAAGGTGCGTCAACGCAATCGGATCATGAAGAAATTTTAA
- the truA gene encoding tRNA pseudouridine(38-40) synthase TruA, whose protein sequence is MQDAKARFVILLLRIMATIKLTIEYDGTAYVGWQRQPNQPTIQAALETALTRITQQHISVIAAGRTDAGVHARGQVVSFQSDKSIPIHKWGLAINSALPHDISVLSSEEVPESFHARYSAKEKLYEYRISRHPARPAIDRNRVWHLPYDLDIPAIRQAMPGLIGCHDFTSFQGPHASTSDPMCVVSQVSLSSDLMSLIIQIQANRFLKQMVRAIIGTLTEVGRHKRSPDSIQDILQAKDRRAAGETAPPQGLYLLQVLY, encoded by the coding sequence TTGCAGGATGCCAAAGCCCGTTTCGTCATCCTCCTCCTTCGAATCATGGCCACTATTAAACTGACAATCGAATATGACGGCACGGCTTACGTTGGATGGCAACGACAACCCAATCAGCCAACCATCCAAGCCGCACTAGAAACAGCGCTCACACGCATCACCCAACAACACATTTCTGTCATCGCCGCGGGACGAACCGACGCTGGCGTCCATGCCCGTGGACAAGTGGTCAGCTTTCAATCCGACAAATCCATTCCAATTCATAAGTGGGGTCTCGCGATTAACAGCGCCCTCCCGCATGACATTTCTGTCCTTTCGAGTGAAGAGGTTCCTGAATCGTTTCATGCTCGCTACAGTGCAAAGGAAAAATTGTACGAATATCGAATCTCCAGACATCCCGCCCGCCCGGCTATCGATCGGAATCGTGTCTGGCACCTACCCTATGACCTTGATATCCCGGCCATCCGGCAGGCCATGCCTGGATTGATAGGTTGTCATGACTTCACCTCGTTTCAAGGCCCCCATGCCAGTACATCGGATCCCATGTGTGTCGTGTCCCAAGTTTCCCTCAGCTCGGATCTCATGTCCCTGATCATTCAGATTCAGGCCAATCGATTCCTGAAGCAAATGGTTCGGGCAATTATTGGAACCCTGACCGAGGTCGGGCGACACAAAAGATCACCGGATTCCATTCAAGACATTCTTCAGGCTAAAGACCGGCGGGCTGCAGGAGAAACCGCTCCTCCACAAGGCCTTTATCTCCTTCAAGTGTTGTACTAA
- a CDS encoding LapA family protein, whose protein sequence is MYSALLALLLLLFFAVAFSIQNSEPVILNFFAWTFQGSQALILLTALALGVGLTVLAALPVYIKKIRLIAKQQKTIATLERSVAEFTNPPSNT, encoded by the coding sequence ATGTATTCTGCACTGTTGGCGTTGCTGCTTTTGTTGTTCTTTGCAGTTGCCTTTTCGATACAAAACTCCGAGCCCGTCATTCTGAACTTTTTTGCCTGGACCTTTCAAGGGTCGCAGGCCCTCATATTGCTCACGGCTTTGGCGTTAGGAGTCGGCCTGACCGTACTGGCTGCATTGCCCGTCTATATAAAAAAAATCCGGCTGATCGCCAAGCAACAAAAAACGATTGCGACACTGGAACGCTCCGTCGCCGAATTCACCAATCCTCCGTCCAACACCTAA
- a CDS encoding phosphatase PAP2 family protein yields the protein MDELWFASINGWAGRFAGLDWFMLQVSQESNLVIPGILLVGYWGWMKWGEARLAIPCLGLLIGLSDFLGGQMKVLIGRPRPCQVLEHIHELVGCGGAFSMPSNHALNSGTAISFLVMLYPALGWVLWPLLGLIGLSRVFLGAHYVTDVVVGIGLGVLLGGGVGFILKTRVFGRKPLAG from the coding sequence ATGGATGAATTATGGTTTGCGTCCATTAATGGATGGGCCGGCCGGTTTGCTGGATTGGATTGGTTCATGCTTCAGGTGTCGCAGGAAAGCAATCTGGTGATTCCTGGCATCCTGCTCGTGGGGTATTGGGGGTGGATGAAATGGGGCGAGGCAAGACTCGCGATTCCCTGTTTAGGGCTCCTTATCGGCTTGAGTGATTTCCTGGGCGGCCAGATGAAGGTCTTGATTGGGCGTCCACGGCCTTGTCAGGTTCTGGAGCACATTCATGAATTAGTCGGGTGTGGGGGAGCGTTTAGTATGCCGTCCAATCACGCGTTGAATTCGGGCACGGCTATTAGCTTTCTTGTCATGCTCTATCCCGCATTAGGGTGGGTATTGTGGCCACTCCTTGGCCTGATTGGCTTGTCCCGTGTGTTTCTCGGTGCGCATTATGTTACAGACGTGGTGGTTGGTATTGGCCTTGGGGTACTGTTAGGAGGTGGGGTGGGATTTATACTTAAGACACGGGTGTTTGGAAGAAAACCTCTTGCGGGTTAA